A genomic window from Actinomycetota bacterium includes:
- a CDS encoding LytR C-terminal domain-containing protein yields the protein MFSLKVLFWGVVVFGGVLLIPKLLGGSTSTSTAAVLAEVTTTAPTTTALITTVPTTTAPTTTAAVLATTTIAVRDPSEVQVQVVNSTDRNGLAASLSEALATRGYEMADSDNYSQTLDTTHVWYSSGFDREAAVLASGFVPGAIVEEAPEPLDVDILVVIGASYKG from the coding sequence ATGTTCTCGCTGAAGGTGCTCTTCTGGGGCGTTGTCGTGTTCGGCGGGGTGTTGCTGATTCCGAAGTTGCTGGGAGGATCGACGAGCACCTCCACCGCGGCGGTCCTTGCGGAGGTGACGACGACGGCTCCCACCACGACGGCTCTTATCACGACGGTCCCTACGACGACGGCCCCCACCACGACGGCAGCGGTCCTTGCCACGACGACGATCGCAGTTCGTGACCCGTCGGAGGTGCAGGTCCAGGTCGTCAATTCCACCGATCGCAACGGACTCGCTGCTTCCCTCAGTGAGGCACTCGCGACCCGTGGCTACGAGATGGCGGATAGCGACAACTACTCGCAGACGCTCGACACGACACATGTCTGGTACTCGAGCGGTTTCGATCGCGAAGCGGCCGTGCTGGCATCCGGGTTCGTGCCGGGTGCGATCGTCGAGGAAGCGCCCGAACCGTTGGACGTCGACATCCTCGTGGTGATCGGCGCTTCGTACAAGGGGTGA